The following are encoded together in the Streptomyces flavofungini genome:
- a CDS encoding IS5 family transposase (programmed frameshift), translating to MAPDDLWELFERVVPPAPERPQGGGRRRHGDREVLAAIIFVATSGCTWNQLPPGFGPSGVTAFRRFTEWSEARVWAKLHRLVLDELGSRGELDWSRCAIDSVSVRALKGGGLTGPNPTDRGKNGSKIHLIVDRHGLPLSLGISAANLHDSQALIPLVRGIPPVRSRRGPRRRRPAKLHGDKGYDYPHLRRWLSLRQITHRIARKGTESSQRLGRHRWVVERTVSWLSGCRRLHRRYERKPEHFLAFTAIAATLICHRRIAK from the exons ATGGCTCCAGATGATCTGTGGGAGCTGTTCGAGCGGGTGGTGCCGCCGGCGCCGGAGCGTCCGCAGGGCGGCGGTCGCCGTCGGCATGGGGACCGGGAGGTGCTGGCCGCGATCATCTTCGTCGCCACCTCGGGCTGCACGTGGAACCAACTGCCGCCGGGCTTCGGCCCTTCGGGAGTGACCGCTTTCCGCCGGTTCACCGAGTGGTCCGAGGCGAGGGTGTGGGCCAAGCTCCATCGCCTTGTCCTCGATGAGCTCGGCTCCCGCGGTGAGCTGGACTGGTCGCGCTGTGCGATCGACTCAGTCAGCGTCCGCGCCCTCAAAGGGGGCGGCT TGACGGGACCGAATCCGACCGACCGCGGCAAGAACGGATCGAAAATCCACCTGATCGTCGACCGTCACGGCCTGCCTCTCTCGCTCGGAATCTCCGCCGCCAACCTCCACGACAGCCAGGCCCTCATCCCGCTGGTCCGCGGTATCCCGCCCGTCCGCTCCCGCCGCGGCCCCAGGCGTCGGCGGCCCGCCAAGCTCCACGGCGACAAGGGGTACGACTACCCCCACCTGCGACGCTGGCTCTCTTTACGGCAGATCACCCACCGCATCGCACGCAAGGGCACTGAGTCTTCCCAGCGCCTGGGTCGGCACCGCTGGGTCGTGGAACGGACGGTGTCCTGGCTGTCGGGCTGCCGCCGACTCCACCGCCGATACGAACGCAAGCCCGAGCACTTCCTCGCCTTCACCGCCATCGCGGCAACCCTCATATGCCATCGCAGAATCGCCAAATGA
- a CDS encoding PadR family transcriptional regulator → MPKPPKAPAATDLSTSTSSGTGTGTSQSRAAGSGTAQSDAARSRTARHGAAGSGTTHTSTAHTSTTHTSAVSTAWTRAALPLCLLAILDTEKQSYGYALLNHLATAGIHGVKAATLYPALTRLEEDGSVEIEWGAGEGGPGRKYYRITDAGRARLHHDRTAWASFTHSVATLTGTSAPSVPGEVGAASSPSEASSPGSPSASRTPGDPGPARPTSHTAEPGEPT, encoded by the coding sequence GTGCCAAAACCGCCGAAAGCGCCCGCCGCCACGGACCTGAGCACCAGCACGAGCTCCGGCACCGGCACCGGCACCTCACAATCCCGCGCTGCGGGGTCCGGCACTGCGCAGTCCGACGCCGCACGGTCCCGCACGGCACGGCACGGCGCTGCAGGGTCCGGCACCACACACACCAGCACCGCGCACACCAGCACCACGCACACCAGCGCCGTCAGCACCGCCTGGACCCGTGCCGCCCTGCCCCTCTGCCTCCTGGCCATCCTCGACACCGAGAAGCAGAGCTACGGCTACGCCCTCCTCAACCACCTCGCCACCGCAGGCATCCACGGCGTCAAGGCGGCCACCCTCTACCCGGCTCTCACCCGCCTCGAAGAGGACGGCTCCGTCGAGATCGAGTGGGGCGCCGGCGAGGGCGGCCCCGGCCGCAAGTACTACCGCATCACCGACGCCGGCCGAGCCCGCCTTCACCACGACCGCACCGCCTGGGCCTCCTTCACCCACTCCGTCGCCACCCTCACCGGGACCAGCGCACCCAGCGTCCCCGGTGAAGTCGGCGCAGCCAGCTCACCCAGTGAAGCCAGCTCACCGGGCTCACCCAGTGCGTCCCGCACACCCGGTGACCCCGGCCCGGCACGGCCCACATCTCATACAGCGGAACCGGGGGAACCGACATGA
- a CDS encoding TerD family protein: MAVSLSKGGNVSLTKEAPGLTAVTVGLGWDVRTTTGTDFDLDASAIAVNTQGKVYSDAHFVFFNNKATPDQTIVHTGDNVTGQGEGDDEQINVNLAGLPADIEKIVFPVSIYDAENRSQNFGQVRNAFIRIVNQAGGTEIARYDLSEDAATETAMVFGELYRNGAEWKFRAVGQGYASGLVGIAQDFGVNV, encoded by the coding sequence ATGGCTGTAAGCCTGTCCAAGGGCGGCAACGTCTCGCTCACCAAGGAGGCACCTGGCCTGACCGCCGTCACGGTCGGCCTCGGCTGGGACGTCCGCACCACCACGGGCACCGACTTCGACCTGGACGCCTCCGCCATCGCGGTGAACACCCAGGGCAAGGTCTACTCGGACGCCCACTTCGTCTTCTTCAACAACAAGGCGACGCCGGACCAGACCATCGTCCACACCGGCGACAACGTCACCGGCCAGGGCGAAGGCGACGACGAGCAGATCAACGTCAACCTCGCGGGCCTCCCCGCCGACATCGAGAAGATCGTCTTCCCGGTCTCGATCTACGACGCCGAGAACCGCTCGCAGAACTTCGGCCAGGTCCGCAACGCGTTCATCCGCATCGTGAACCAGGCCGGCGGCACCGAGATCGCCCGCTACGACCTCTCCGAGGACGCCGCCACCGAGACCGCCATGGTCTTCGGCGAGCTCTACCGCAACGGCGCCGAGTGGAAGTTCCGCGCCGTCGGCCAGGGCTACGCCTCCGGCCTCGTCGGCATCGCGCAGGACTTCGGCGTCAACGTCTGA
- the arfB gene encoding alternative ribosome rescue aminoacyl-tRNA hydrolase ArfB yields the protein MEHMSGHRAYVIRGSVSLPEAELMWRFSRSSGPGGQHVNTSDSQVELRFDLARTEALPEVWKERALERLGPRLVGGVISVRASEHRSQWRNREMAATRLASLLAEATAPPPKPRRATRIPRGINERRLREKKRRGETKQGRSGKGWG from the coding sequence ATGGAGCACATGTCCGGTCACCGCGCTTACGTCATCCGTGGCTCCGTCTCGCTGCCCGAGGCCGAGCTGATGTGGCGTTTCTCGCGGTCATCAGGGCCCGGTGGGCAGCACGTCAACACCAGTGACTCGCAGGTCGAGCTCCGCTTCGACCTCGCGCGCACGGAGGCGCTGCCCGAGGTGTGGAAGGAGCGGGCGCTCGAGCGGCTCGGGCCACGCCTTGTGGGCGGCGTCATCAGCGTACGGGCCAGTGAGCACCGTTCGCAGTGGCGGAACAGGGAGATGGCGGCCACCCGCCTCGCCTCCCTGCTCGCGGAGGCCACCGCTCCGCCGCCCAAGCCGCGCCGCGCCACCCGCATCCCTCGCGGGATCAACGAGCGGCGGCTGCGGGAGAAGAAGCGGCGCGGGGAGACGAAGCAGGGGCGCTCGGGCAAGGGCTGGGGCTAG
- a CDS encoding flavin reductase family protein, whose product MSNDEFRAAMSRLAAGVVLVTAQEPPLDPDDPTAPGSEDVGMTATAFLSVSLDPPLVMVSLREGSRMDDLLAEQPLWAVSVLTESQRHIAGRFAMKGRISDRLLFEDIPYVRGDITGAPLVGGALATLECRTEQTVTAGDHTLVIGRVLTAELPSADGGPLLYFKGRYRQLD is encoded by the coding sequence GTGAGCAACGACGAGTTCCGCGCCGCCATGTCCCGCCTGGCCGCGGGCGTGGTCCTGGTGACGGCCCAAGAGCCCCCGCTCGACCCGGACGACCCGACGGCCCCCGGCAGCGAGGACGTCGGCATGACGGCGACGGCCTTCCTCTCCGTGTCCCTGGACCCGCCCCTGGTCATGGTCAGCCTGCGGGAGGGCTCCCGGATGGACGACCTGCTCGCGGAGCAGCCGCTGTGGGCCGTGTCGGTCCTGACCGAGAGCCAGCGGCACATCGCGGGCCGCTTCGCCATGAAGGGCCGCATCAGCGACCGGCTCCTCTTCGAGGACATCCCCTACGTACGCGGCGACATCACCGGCGCCCCTCTGGTCGGCGGCGCCCTCGCGACCCTTGAGTGCCGCACGGAACAGACCGTGACGGCGGGCGATCACACCCTCGTCATCGGCCGCGTACTGACGGCGGAGCTGCCGAGCGCGGACGGGGGCCCACTGCTGTACTTCAAGGGCCGCTACCGCCAGTTGGACTAG
- the cdgB gene encoding diguanylate cyclase CdgB, with protein sequence METESEPYVRLATLRQLHQVVADLNTARSLADTLQTVADGVVNGLGYELACVNLVRPDGDLVVAAFAGNPAAEALITGRVGSRESWERRLTMGEAWGALRFIPYTEGWVLDEDDVPQWYTEGPEPRFEDEWHPSDRLFAPMYATGSSGGELIGVISVDRPRNGRRPGAWGREALQMYAFQAAIAISNARLRANMQRALVRLEREQQALRASEESFRQAFEYAPSGMAIAEMGGDQHGRILRTNDALCRLLGRPASAMRRYSFSDLVHPEDIGTLLRTSAEGGRAELRFARRDGTYVWVSLRNSVVADAADGPRFLLTHVEDIEERKRRELQLAHRASHDSLTGLPNSAELRARLSARLCRRPHAGSPSTVDSLDAAYDNSGLYASGHAVGHGHGPGGAHAGAHGDGYDHHVHTVAPPDESAPDDGTKGLAVLFCDLDGFKSINDRFGHHTGDAVLIEVARRLTNGVRDGDTVARLGGDEFVVLADGLGRADAQDLAVRLRNAIIPPIRVDGRAVRVGASFGIGWAHCGMSADEVLHSADQRMYVEKRSRAKQHRRAG encoded by the coding sequence ATGGAGACCGAGTCGGAGCCGTACGTCCGTCTTGCGACCCTGCGGCAGCTGCATCAGGTGGTTGCGGACCTCAATACGGCCCGTAGCCTCGCGGACACGCTGCAGACCGTCGCCGACGGCGTGGTCAACGGCCTTGGCTATGAACTGGCGTGCGTCAATCTCGTACGCCCGGACGGCGATCTCGTCGTCGCCGCGTTCGCGGGCAACCCGGCCGCAGAGGCCCTGATCACCGGCCGCGTCGGCTCCCGGGAGTCCTGGGAGCGCCGCCTGACCATGGGCGAGGCCTGGGGGGCGCTGCGCTTCATTCCGTACACGGAGGGCTGGGTCCTCGACGAGGACGACGTGCCGCAGTGGTACACCGAAGGCCCCGAGCCCCGCTTCGAGGACGAGTGGCACCCCTCCGACCGCCTGTTCGCGCCGATGTACGCGACGGGGTCGTCGGGCGGCGAGCTGATCGGTGTGATCTCCGTGGACCGCCCGCGCAACGGGCGGCGCCCGGGCGCGTGGGGGCGCGAGGCGCTCCAGATGTACGCCTTCCAGGCCGCCATCGCCATCAGCAACGCCCGGCTGCGCGCCAACATGCAGCGCGCCCTGGTCCGCCTCGAGCGCGAGCAGCAGGCGCTGCGGGCCAGCGAGGAGAGCTTCCGGCAGGCCTTCGAGTACGCGCCGAGCGGCATGGCGATCGCCGAGATGGGCGGGGACCAGCACGGGCGGATCCTGCGCACGAACGACGCGCTGTGCCGTCTGCTCGGCCGCCCCGCGTCCGCGATGCGCCGCTACTCCTTCTCCGACCTGGTGCACCCCGAGGACATCGGGACGCTGCTGCGCACGTCGGCCGAGGGCGGGCGGGCCGAGCTGCGGTTCGCGCGCCGCGACGGGACGTACGTGTGGGTGTCGCTGCGGAACTCGGTGGTCGCGGACGCCGCGGACGGGCCCAGGTTCCTGCTCACGCACGTCGAGGACATCGAGGAGCGCAAGCGCCGTGAGCTGCAGCTCGCGCACCGCGCCTCGCACGACTCCCTGACCGGACTGCCGAACTCCGCCGAGCTGCGGGCCCGCCTCAGCGCCCGGCTCTGTCGCAGGCCGCACGCGGGTTCGCCGTCCACGGTGGACTCGTTGGACGCGGCGTACGACAACAGCGGGCTGTACGCCTCGGGGCACGCCGTCGGGCACGGGCACGGCCCCGGGGGCGCGCACGCGGGGGCGCACGGCGACGGCTATGACCACCACGTCCATACCGTCGCCCCGCCCGATGAGAGCGCCCCCGACGACGGCACCAAGGGCCTCGCCGTCCTCTTCTGCGACCTCGACGGCTTCAAGTCGATCAACGACCGCTTCGGGCACCACACGGGCGACGCCGTCCTCATCGAGGTCGCCCGCCGGCTGACCAACGGGGTCAGGGACGGGGACACGGTGGCGCGGCTCGGCGGCGACGAGTTCGTGGTGCTCGCCGACGGGCTCGGCCGGGCCGACGCGCAGGACCTCGCGGTGCGGCTGCGGAACGCGATCATCCCGCCGATCCGGGTGGATGGGCGCGCGGTGCGCGTCGGCGCCAGCTTCGGCATCGGATGGGCGCATTGCGGGATGTCCGCGGACGAAGTGCTGCACTCCGCCGACCAGCGGATGTACGTGGAGAAAAGGTCGCGGGCCAAGCAGCACCGGCGGGCCGGGTGA